From Methanospirillum lacunae, one genomic window encodes:
- a CDS encoding DUF2079 domain-containing protein has translation MESGNLPFFSGKNAITPLIIVGILVAIYVIGMGILVTLIHSLYLTTHDLAIFEQSFWTTIHQGEFFSNTVDTIYHCSFGAHNSPILFLLLPLYLIFQSPLFLLLISTVLLGLAAIPLYYISRRYLSERFSYLIVFIYLLSPAIHGINLYNFSTICFVPLLVFLCWYGLISDRWKMYLIAGLLLIIVREDVALMAAMIGLYGIFFSENRSGTFRTCHIILIICAICFAALSMAVIIPYFAPASTLSSQYTHNLIENLPLYGKQRIVLFAETFAPSLFIPFAAPEVLLVGLFQFLEVFLSPTYSFLDLQYHYPGMFQPIIILATLYGLFRINKRLHLDQKENWPRYIGYALLVGSIISFVVVSPFVAYATIIPDYLDQAHSEKFQLLDTITSHLPGDAAIVTQDNVIPHLAQRKEAYQYGYHPDADYVIIETKTGYANYFEADIRKYQNWTPLIKKNEVIVLSNPQKPELRNFLLEL, from the coding sequence ATGGAATCAGGAAATCTTCCTTTTTTTTCGGGGAAAAATGCAATAACGCCTCTCATTATTGTTGGGATTCTCGTTGCAATATATGTGATTGGAATGGGCATTCTTGTGACCTTAATTCATTCCCTGTATCTCACAACTCACGATCTTGCCATTTTTGAACAATCATTCTGGACAACGATCCATCAGGGTGAATTTTTTTCTAATACTGTAGATACGATATATCACTGTTCATTCGGAGCACATAATTCACCCATCCTTTTTCTCCTGCTCCCTCTTTATCTGATCTTTCAAAGCCCACTCTTCTTGCTTCTTATCAGTACCGTCCTGCTGGGTCTGGCTGCAATTCCACTGTATTACATTTCAAGAAGATATCTGAGTGAACGATTTTCGTACCTTATTGTTTTTATATACCTGTTATCCCCGGCAATACACGGAATAAACCTGTATAATTTCTCAACAATCTGTTTTGTTCCCCTTCTTGTTTTTCTCTGCTGGTATGGACTCATAAGTGACAGATGGAAGATGTACCTGATTGCGGGACTTCTTCTCATTATTGTTAGAGAAGATGTGGCCCTTATGGCGGCCATGATAGGCCTGTATGGAATCTTTTTTTCAGAAAATAGATCCGGCACATTCAGGACATGTCATATTATTTTGATTATCTGTGCCATTTGCTTTGCTGCACTCTCAATGGCGGTGATTATCCCTTACTTCGCTCCTGCATCGACACTCTCATCGCAATATACCCATAACCTTATTGAGAATCTCCCTCTTTATGGTAAACAACGGATAGTATTATTTGCTGAAACCTTTGCTCCATCCCTATTCATTCCATTTGCGGCTCCAGAAGTGTTGCTGGTTGGATTATTCCAGTTTCTCGAAGTATTCCTCTCTCCCACATACTCTTTCCTTGATTTACAATATCACTACCCGGGGATGTTCCAGCCGATCATTATCCTCGCAACTCTGTATGGATTATTTCGGATAAACAAGCGACTTCATCTTGATCAAAAGGAGAACTGGCCCCGGTATATTGGTTATGCCTTATTAGTTGGGTCAATCATCAGTTTCGTGGTGGTCAGTCCGTTCGTTGCATATGCGACGATTATTCCCGATTACCTTGATCAGGCACATTCAGAAAAGTTTCAGTTACTTGATACAATTACCTCACATCTTCCTGGCGATGCTGCCATTGTAACCCAGGATAATGTGATACCCCATCTTGCACAGAGAAAGGAAGCATATCAGTATGGATATCATCCAGATGCAGATTATGTTATTATTGAAACTAAAACAGGATACGCGAATTATTTCGAAGCTGATATTAGAAAATACCAGAACTGGACTCCCCTTATTAAGAAAAATGAGGTTATTGTTCTATCCAATCCACAAAAACCTGAACTTCGAAACTTTCTTCTGGAGCTATAA